In one window of Flavobacterium ginsengisoli DNA:
- a CDS encoding cysteine hydrolase family protein produces the protein MKLALEELLVIIDPQKDFTDLDGDYAKRHPISHIQRVQSQLNDLIKKLDKNKFVIIFSNYQKDQFGPGTSMCIEETKGHEIDLDFDDSSILISKTRDSSFSSEKFKNFLKENQIRRLVLCGFLAEYCIKQTALDGLKSGYEIVLLKELIQTGDDVQQRIEEVLVNLENQGAIIKYDLDFE, from the coding sequence ATGAAATTAGCTCTCGAAGAATTACTAGTAATTATTGATCCTCAAAAAGATTTTACAGATCTTGACGGAGATTATGCAAAAAGACATCCAATTAGTCATATACAACGAGTTCAAAGTCAACTAAACGATTTAATCAAAAAGCTCGATAAGAATAAATTCGTGATTATTTTTTCCAATTATCAAAAAGACCAATTTGGCCCTGGAACTTCCATGTGCATTGAAGAAACAAAAGGCCATGAAATTGATCTCGACTTTGATGATTCTTCAATCCTAATTTCAAAAACGCGAGATAGTAGTTTTTCATCTGAAAAATTTAAAAACTTCCTAAAAGAAAATCAAATTCGCAGACTTGTTTTATGTGGCTTTTTGGCAGAATACTGCATAAAACAAACAGCACTGGACGGACTGAAAAGCGGTTATGAAATAGTGCTCCTAAAAGAATTAATTCAAACCGGAGACGATGTCCAGCAAAGAATCGAAGAAGTTTTAGTAAATTTAGAAAATCAAGGCGCTATAATAAAATACGATCTTGATTTCGAATAA
- a CDS encoding AraC family transcriptional regulator has translation MQVSPPKELSPYIKHYLFLDNNEIAVQKFRLFSDGNTGLVFSVKSKLISGINKYDIKEYLPDSFLYGQLNGFKDLYSENEITLIIVVFQPNGIHQLLGIPANEFHDAIVPVEDVFDEKIRTLQESLFQQNNSTRVLLLNSFFKSLIATKPASNQFIIDHSLHFIINNKGHFSIKQLVEYTGYTERHLERKFKECIGLNPKKFGNVVRLHHFLKLLKDKSDNTNLTTICYDAGFSDQSHLIKEFKKHTGITPTEYFYNTGKLTNNLIKRTF, from the coding sequence ATGCAAGTTTCACCTCCCAAAGAGTTATCACCTTATATTAAGCATTATCTGTTTTTAGATAATAACGAAATTGCTGTACAAAAATTTCGCCTGTTTTCTGATGGTAATACTGGCCTTGTATTTTCTGTAAAAAGCAAACTTATTTCTGGAATTAATAAATACGATATAAAAGAATATCTGCCCGATTCCTTTTTATACGGACAACTTAACGGTTTTAAAGATCTTTATTCTGAAAATGAAATAACGCTCATTATTGTCGTTTTTCAGCCCAACGGAATCCATCAATTATTAGGCATTCCGGCCAATGAATTTCACGATGCCATTGTTCCTGTTGAAGATGTTTTCGATGAAAAAATCAGAACGCTTCAAGAGAGCCTGTTTCAGCAAAACAACTCAACACGCGTTCTATTGTTGAATTCTTTTTTTAAGTCCTTAATCGCAACAAAACCAGCCTCAAATCAGTTTATAATAGATCATTCTTTACACTTTATTATCAACAATAAAGGACATTTCTCTATAAAACAATTAGTTGAATACACCGGTTATACCGAAAGACATCTAGAAAGAAAATTCAAAGAATGCATTGGACTAAATCCGAAGAAATTTGGTAACGTTGTAAGACTACATCATTTTTTAAAATTATTAAAAGATAAGTCTGACAATACCAATCTCACCACAATTTGTTACGATGCGGGATTTTCAGACCAATCACATTTAATAAAGGAATTTAAAAAACATACTGGAATCACTCCAACGGAATATTTTTATAATACTGGAAAATTAACCAATAATCTCATAAAAAGAACATTCTAA
- a CDS encoding nitrilase family protein: MKNLKTATAQFENKSGDKNYNLSVIEKLSQKASAEGCDVISFHECSVTGYTFARNLSKEQMLDLAELIPSGKSILKLIEIAKNNNIVILAGLFEKDENDNLFKAYVCVDKNGLVAKYRKLHPFINPHLTSGDRYCIFEIEGWKCGILICYDNNIIENVRATKLLGADIIFMPHVTMCTPSTRPGAGFVAPQLWKNREADPTSLRLEFDGMKGRDWLMKWLPARAYDNAIYAIFSNPIGMDDDQLKNGRSMIIDPFGDILAECRTFDDSFAMALITPEKCNLAGGSRYIKARRPELYRDIIGQNHKSEQNVVWLNSDKKSIN, encoded by the coding sequence ATGAAAAATCTAAAAACAGCCACAGCCCAGTTCGAAAATAAAAGTGGCGACAAAAACTATAACTTATCTGTAATCGAAAAACTTTCTCAGAAAGCATCTGCCGAAGGCTGCGATGTGATTTCATTTCATGAATGTTCTGTAACCGGATATACATTTGCAAGAAACTTATCAAAAGAACAAATGCTAGACTTGGCAGAATTGATTCCGAGTGGTAAAAGCATTTTAAAATTAATCGAAATTGCCAAAAACAATAACATCGTAATATTGGCTGGACTTTTTGAAAAAGATGAAAACGACAATCTATTCAAAGCATATGTTTGTGTAGACAAAAATGGTTTAGTCGCAAAATACCGAAAACTGCATCCGTTTATAAATCCGCATTTAACATCTGGAGATCGTTATTGTATTTTTGAAATTGAGGGCTGGAAATGCGGTATTTTAATTTGTTATGATAATAATATCATAGAAAATGTTCGCGCCACAAAACTTCTAGGCGCCGATATTATATTTATGCCTCACGTAACGATGTGCACACCTTCTACCCGACCGGGCGCTGGTTTTGTTGCTCCACAGCTTTGGAAAAACCGCGAAGCAGATCCAACTTCGTTACGATTAGAATTTGACGGGATGAAAGGCCGTGATTGGTTAATGAAATGGCTTCCTGCAAGAGCTTACGACAATGCGATTTATGCCATCTTTTCGAACCCAATTGGTATGGACGACGATCAATTAAAAAATGGTCGCTCTATGATTATTGATCCTTTTGGAGATATTCTAGCCGAATGCCGCACTTTTGATGATTCTTTTGCAATGGCACTAATTACTCCCGAAAAATGCAATCTTGCAGGAGGAAGTCGTTATATAAAAGCTAGAAGGCCAGAATTGTATAGAGATATTATTGGTCAAAATCACAAATCGGAACAAAATGTTGTTTGGTTGAACTCTGATAAAAAAAGCATAAATTAA
- a CDS encoding GNAT family N-acetyltransferase — translation MEFFKTTNEDIDAVFDIYNKATSYQKTVNNKSWRGFEKALIEKEIAEDRHFIIKEGNEIACTFVLTFDDLIIWKEASKDPAVYLHRIATNPKFRGQSYVKKIIDWVKQYAKENNKEYIRLDTHSGNERINKYYTSCGFEYKGISTIEWTNELPEHYKEGSFSLFEIKLKKTNPYERLHKGLFFLAERKGFEPSIQLPIY, via the coding sequence ATGGAATTTTTTAAAACTACAAACGAAGATATCGATGCTGTTTTCGATATTTATAACAAAGCGACATCATATCAAAAAACAGTAAACAATAAAAGCTGGAGAGGTTTTGAAAAAGCATTAATAGAAAAAGAAATTGCCGAAGATCGTCATTTTATAATCAAAGAAGGAAACGAAATTGCCTGTACATTTGTACTTACTTTTGATGATTTAATTATCTGGAAAGAAGCCAGTAAAGATCCTGCAGTTTATTTACATCGTATTGCTACAAACCCGAAGTTTAGAGGACAATCTTATGTCAAAAAAATTATTGATTGGGTTAAGCAATATGCTAAAGAAAATAATAAAGAATACATTAGACTTGATACGCACAGCGGTAACGAAAGAATAAATAAATATTATACCAGCTGTGGTTTCGAATACAAAGGAATAAGCACCATCGAATGGACAAACGAATTACCAGAACATTATAAAGAAGGTTCTTTTAGTTTGTTTGAGATTAAGCTTAAAAAAACAAACCCTTATGAAAGACTTCATAAGGGTTTGTTTTTTCTCGCAGAAAGGAAGGGATTCGAACCCTCGATACAGTTACCCATATACTAG
- a CDS encoding LysR substrate-binding domain-containing protein translates to MEIYQLQYFIKTAEVLHFTKAAELCFVTQSGLSQQIKKLEEELGLPLFKRIGKKVQLTEAGSVFLIHAKKVVENVENGKQAIEDLNEMIGGELRIGVTYIFGLLILPVVNAFAKKYQNLKIIVEYGTTEVLEQKLIDNELDLVFVISSHEIEMPIQKVPLFTSNMVMVVSKNHALANLDKIAFKKIEEIPLILPGKGSNSREYVEELFKKFNMKPKISIELQSIHALLQMVENSDWATIVAEMALKDWDNLQAIQITGVSTKRDSYMLTMGGYQKKAVKLFMEEFKKSI, encoded by the coding sequence ATGGAAATTTATCAACTGCAATATTTTATTAAAACAGCTGAGGTTTTGCACTTTACCAAAGCGGCAGAATTATGTTTTGTGACACAATCGGGACTTTCGCAACAAATTAAAAAACTCGAAGAAGAACTTGGTTTGCCTTTGTTTAAGCGAATTGGTAAAAAAGTGCAATTGACAGAAGCTGGTTCGGTTTTTTTAATTCATGCTAAAAAAGTAGTAGAGAATGTAGAAAACGGAAAACAGGCCATTGAGGATTTAAACGAAATGATTGGCGGCGAATTGCGTATTGGCGTGACTTATATTTTTGGATTATTGATTCTGCCTGTTGTCAATGCATTTGCTAAGAAATACCAAAATCTCAAAATTATTGTCGAATATGGAACTACCGAGGTTTTAGAACAGAAGTTAATTGATAACGAATTGGATTTGGTATTCGTTATTTCGTCACACGAAATTGAAATGCCAATTCAGAAAGTGCCTTTGTTTACTTCAAATATGGTTATGGTGGTTTCTAAAAATCATGCTTTGGCCAATTTAGATAAAATAGCTTTCAAGAAAATAGAAGAGATTCCGTTGATATTGCCAGGGAAAGGTTCTAATTCGAGAGAATATGTCGAAGAGTTGTTTAAGAAGTTTAATATGAAACCTAAAATTTCGATAGAACTGCAATCAATTCATGCATTACTGCAAATGGTAGAAAACAGCGATTGGGCAACAATCGTAGCCGAAATGGCTCTAAAAGATTGGGATAACTTACAAGCCATTCAAATTACGGGAGTTTCCACAAAAAGAGATTCGTACATGCTGACAATGGGCGGCTATCAGAAAAAAGCGGTAAAACTGTTTATGGAAGAATTTAAAAAAAGCATCTAA
- a CDS encoding MFS transporter, whose product MFKALKSKNFKLFFYGQSVSVIGTWMQKTAVSWMVYSITGSVFLLGLATFLSMIPSLFLAPLAGSIIGRYDRHRAMMVLQSLAMLQAGTLALLIYLKIYNINFILALSLIQGIINAFDMTCRQTMMIDIVDNKEDLPNAVALNSTLNNFARIAGPALAGIILHQYGEDICFIGNFVSYVPVLISLMMMKITPHIKAENKLNMIDDLMEGLDYVKKETEMARMLLMLTCSSLFVISFNTLMPVFAKDIFNGNAQTFSWFESVCGIGSVLSAIYLANLKSAENMSKLMISASLLLGFSVIILAVSSSITIALICMTLSGIGMMGQTSSINIYIQTHSAVNMRSRSISYYMMAYQGMIPVGSLIIGYVSHFLGVRATVAIQGIICIISVIVYVYYKKHKAIDDLETCPVEYRNSKF is encoded by the coding sequence ATGTTTAAAGCCTTAAAATCAAAGAATTTCAAATTATTTTTCTACGGTCAGTCCGTATCTGTTATCGGAACTTGGATGCAAAAAACAGCGGTAAGCTGGATGGTTTATAGCATAACAGGATCTGTTTTTTTATTAGGTTTAGCGACTTTCTTAAGCATGATTCCGTCTTTGTTTCTAGCACCTCTTGCAGGAAGCATTATTGGCCGTTACGATAGACACCGTGCCATGATGGTTTTGCAATCTTTGGCGATGCTTCAAGCCGGAACTTTGGCGTTGCTTATTTATCTTAAAATTTACAATATCAATTTTATTTTAGCCTTGAGTTTAATTCAAGGAATTATAAATGCTTTTGATATGACTTGCCGTCAAACCATGATGATTGATATTGTCGACAATAAAGAAGATCTTCCAAATGCTGTGGCGCTTAACTCTACTTTGAACAACTTTGCACGTATTGCAGGTCCTGCGCTTGCCGGAATTATTTTGCACCAATATGGAGAAGATATCTGTTTTATTGGAAATTTCGTGAGTTATGTTCCTGTCTTGATTTCATTAATGATGATGAAAATCACTCCACATATTAAAGCCGAAAACAAGTTGAATATGATAGACGATTTAATGGAAGGTTTAGATTATGTAAAAAAAGAAACCGAAATGGCCAGAATGCTTTTGATGTTAACTTGCAGTAGTTTATTTGTCATTTCTTTTAATACTTTGATGCCTGTTTTTGCAAAAGATATTTTTAATGGAAATGCCCAAACTTTTAGCTGGTTCGAAAGTGTCTGCGGAATTGGTTCTGTTTTATCTGCAATTTATTTGGCCAATCTAAAATCTGCTGAAAACATGAGCAAATTAATGATTTCAGCAAGTTTACTTCTTGGTTTTAGCGTAATTATTCTAGCTGTTTCAAGCAGTATAACAATTGCTTTAATCTGTATGACTTTAAGCGGAATCGGAATGATGGGACAAACTTCTTCTATCAACATTTATATTCAGACTCATAGTGCTGTCAATATGCGTTCAAGAAGCATTAGCTACTACATGATGGCATATCAGGGAATGATTCCTGTAGGAAGTTTAATTATCGGTTATGTTTCTCACTTTTTAGGCGTAAGAGCTACAGTTGCTATTCAGGGAATTATATGTATTATTTCTGTAATTGTTTATGTGTATTATAAAAAACACAAAGCAATTGACGATTTGGAAACTTGTCCGGTTGAGTATAGAAATTCCAAGTTTTAA
- a CDS encoding TatD family hydrolase, which produces MNSTPIITDTHTHLYSEEFDQDRDAMIQRAIDAGVTRFFIPAIDAAATQSMYDLEKNYPENIFLMMGLHPTYVKDNYLEELAHVENELSKRKFYAVGEIGIDLYWDKTHLKEQQIAFKRQIQLAKQYKLPIVIHCREAFDEIFEVLEEEKSEDLFGIFHCFSGTLEQAERAISYKMKLGIGGVVTFKNGKIDQFLNQIDLKRIVLETDSPYLAPIPYRGKRNESSYLVNVIAKLSDIYGVSAEEIAKITTQNSKDVFGI; this is translated from the coding sequence TTGAATTCAACACCAATTATTACCGATACCCACACCCATTTATATTCTGAAGAATTTGATCAGGATCGCGATGCCATGATTCAGCGCGCTATTGATGCAGGAGTTACACGTTTTTTTATTCCCGCGATTGATGCTGCAGCCACGCAATCTATGTATGATTTAGAGAAAAATTATCCAGAAAATATATTTCTAATGATGGGTTTGCATCCCACTTATGTGAAAGATAATTATCTGGAAGAATTGGCACATGTTGAAAACGAACTGTCCAAAAGAAAATTCTATGCAGTTGGCGAAATCGGAATCGATTTGTATTGGGATAAAACGCATTTAAAAGAACAGCAAATTGCTTTTAAAAGACAAATTCAGTTGGCAAAACAATACAAATTGCCAATCGTAATTCATTGCAGAGAAGCCTTTGATGAAATTTTTGAAGTATTAGAAGAAGAAAAATCTGAAGATTTATTTGGGATTTTTCATTGTTTTTCCGGAACTTTAGAACAAGCAGAGCGTGCGATTTCTTACAAAATGAAATTAGGAATTGGCGGTGTTGTAACGTTTAAAAACGGAAAAATCGATCAGTTTTTAAACCAAATCGATTTAAAGCGCATCGTTTTGGAGACAGATTCTCCATATTTAGCACCAATTCCGTATAGAGGAAAAAGAAATGAAAGTAGTTATTTAGTCAACGTTATTGCTAAGTTAAGCGACATTTATGGAGTTTCTGCAGAAGAAATTGCCAAGATTACGACTCAAAATTCAAAGGACGTTTTTGGGATTTAA
- a CDS encoding S41 family peptidase — MKKVALLFLLVCSQTIFSFNKITETEKLAATCKVWGFLKYYHPKVANGQTDWDKQLLEKLPLIDKAQTKEEFSLILENWIDDLGAVEEIAPIAIPKDVKFFDKNFDLSWFNNKLFSKKLSKKLKFIEENRFQTDEEIGPGYNPLKNGNYFKLNYEDKNSRVLWFFMYWNLVEYFFPYKYIMDQKWDLTLNESIPAVLNVKGEDDFYKVIRKVSTKLNDSHVEFALYKNSIFDESRRFFPADCKIIDNKMVITEILADSLAQADDIKVGDVITKVNNKTIAELTSEYRDLCTASNEPVFLNKAVRKILTGYSDSVEIEFLKDGKLISKSMRWYNYHDSHRNEFKKGAQKKKERFKLLDNNIGYVDMGVIKPKNIPDMIEALKSTKAIVFDMRNYPNGTYYEIANFLNAHEEKFAIYTHPDFSYPGKFKWTKGSTCGSENKDNYKGKVIVLLNEESMSQAEWTAMCFQTAGNTTIIGSQTAGADGNVTELDFATFHTRYTGVGVYYPDGRETQRVGIVPDIEIKPTILGIQQGKDEVLERALLYVETGK, encoded by the coding sequence ATGAAAAAAGTTGCCCTACTATTTTTACTTGTTTGTTCGCAAACCATTTTTAGTTTCAATAAAATTACTGAGACTGAAAAGTTGGCCGCGACTTGTAAAGTTTGGGGTTTCTTGAAATATTATCATCCAAAGGTTGCTAACGGACAGACAGATTGGGATAAACAGCTTTTAGAAAAACTGCCTTTAATAGATAAAGCACAAACGAAAGAAGAGTTTTCATTAATCTTAGAAAATTGGATTGATGATTTGGGTGCAGTAGAAGAAATCGCACCAATTGCAATACCAAAAGACGTTAAGTTCTTTGATAAGAATTTTGATTTGAGTTGGTTTAATAACAAACTGTTCTCTAAAAAGCTTTCGAAGAAATTAAAATTTATTGAAGAAAATAGATTCCAAACTGATGAAGAAATTGGACCTGGATACAATCCTTTAAAAAATGGAAACTACTTTAAGCTAAACTATGAAGATAAGAACTCAAGAGTTTTATGGTTTTTTATGTATTGGAATTTAGTAGAATACTTTTTTCCATACAAATATATAATGGATCAAAAATGGGATTTGACTTTAAATGAGTCTATTCCAGCTGTTCTTAATGTAAAGGGCGAAGATGATTTTTACAAAGTGATTAGAAAAGTATCGACAAAACTAAACGATAGTCACGTTGAGTTTGCTCTTTATAAGAATAGTATTTTTGATGAAAGCAGAAGATTTTTTCCAGCTGACTGTAAAATAATTGATAATAAGATGGTAATTACCGAAATACTGGCAGACAGTTTGGCTCAAGCTGATGATATAAAGGTCGGAGATGTAATTACAAAAGTAAATAATAAGACAATTGCTGAACTTACTTCAGAATATAGAGATTTATGTACAGCCTCAAATGAACCTGTATTTCTAAATAAAGCCGTGAGAAAAATTTTAACGGGCTATTCAGATAGTGTTGAAATTGAGTTTTTAAAAGATGGCAAGTTAATTTCAAAATCAATGAGATGGTATAATTATCACGATTCTCATAGAAATGAATTTAAAAAAGGAGCTCAAAAGAAAAAGGAAAGATTTAAACTCTTAGATAATAATATTGGATATGTAGATATGGGTGTTATTAAACCTAAAAACATTCCTGATATGATTGAAGCGCTCAAATCGACAAAAGCAATAGTTTTTGATATGCGAAATTATCCGAATGGAACGTATTATGAGATTGCTAATTTTTTAAATGCTCACGAAGAAAAATTTGCGATTTACACTCATCCAGACTTTAGTTATCCAGGAAAATTTAAATGGACAAAAGGATCAACATGCGGTTCTGAAAACAAAGATAATTATAAAGGAAAAGTTATTGTTTTGCTTAACGAAGAATCGATGAGTCAAGCAGAATGGACAGCAATGTGTTTTCAAACTGCAGGTAATACCACAATAATAGGAAGTCAGACTGCGGGAGCAGATGGAAATGTGACTGAGCTTGATTTTGCAACATTTCATACAAGATATACTGGAGTTGGCGTTTATTATCCTGATGGCAGAGAAACGCAGCGTGTAGGAATTGTACCCGATATTGAAATAAAACCAACAATTTTAGGTATTCAGCAAGGCAAAGACGAAGTTTTGGAACGGGCTTTGCTATATGTTGAAACAGGTAAATAA
- a CDS encoding tetratricopeptide repeat protein, translated as MFGLFFFDYKHYPNFDDYNHPESAYFTERGVSEAILKQAENNFNGKRYETAIPIFEMILKENNSDEIKYFYAVSLLQVDKYVKAETIFKELEAGNSVYKEKAKWNLALSKLKQGKYNECKAILQTISQDYEDYDDVEQLLEELE; from the coding sequence ATGTTTGGATTGTTTTTCTTTGATTATAAACATTATCCGAATTTTGATGATTACAACCACCCAGAAAGTGCTTATTTTACAGAAAGAGGAGTATCTGAAGCAATTTTAAAACAAGCTGAGAATAATTTCAACGGAAAAAGATATGAAACCGCTATTCCGATTTTTGAAATGATTTTGAAAGAAAACAACTCAGACGAAATAAAATACTTTTATGCAGTTTCGTTGTTGCAAGTTGACAAATACGTAAAAGCGGAAACGATTTTTAAAGAATTAGAAGCTGGAAATTCTGTTTATAAAGAAAAAGCAAAATGGAATCTGGCGTTGTCGAAGCTAAAACAAGGAAAATATAACGAATGTAAAGCCATTTTACAGACCATTTCGCAAGACTACGAAGACTATGATGATGTAGAACAACTTTTGGAAGAATTGGAATAA
- a CDS encoding sigma-70 family RNA polymerase sigma factor, which produces MDQNRIHPDQKYIDGLAANDSVVIEMIYKKFAPKVVQFITNNSGDKDQAQDVIQEIMILLFNQAKAGKLQLTCPFDAYFFLLCKRKWLNELKNSANKGVTIYENVVSINESAHELVAQAEEFDEKQKLFDSMFQKLGEKCQEVLKLSFSLKSMEEVAQKLNVTYGYVRKRNRYV; this is translated from the coding sequence ATGGATCAAAATAGAATTCATCCTGATCAAAAATATATCGACGGACTTGCTGCAAATGATTCGGTAGTAATTGAAATGATATATAAAAAGTTTGCGCCCAAAGTCGTTCAGTTTATAACCAATAACTCCGGAGATAAAGACCAAGCGCAGGATGTGATTCAGGAAATCATGATTTTGCTTTTTAATCAGGCGAAAGCCGGTAAACTTCAATTAACCTGTCCGTTTGATGCTTATTTTTTCTTGTTATGCAAAAGAAAGTGGCTTAACGAACTGAAAAATTCTGCGAATAAAGGGGTAACAATTTATGAGAATGTGGTATCTATCAATGAATCTGCTCACGAATTGGTTGCACAAGCCGAAGAATTTGATGAAAAACAGAAGCTTTTTGATTCGATGTTTCAGAAACTGGGAGAGAAATGCCAAGAAGTTCTGAAGCTCAGCTTTTCTCTAAAATCGATGGAAGAAGTGGCTCAAAAACTCAATGTGACGTATGGTTATGTCCGAAAAAGAAATCGTTATGTGTAG
- a CDS encoding PKD domain-containing protein — protein sequence MKPQLSIFFILFSILAIGQTKVKDTITRRANIVFIQNGNQVSFKPETPPLIPIAGAPKPSYSYLWELGDGHYSKEAEPKHVYKNKGTYTTRLAVTNNYDNGKPPATRPKKVAVNDITDTNYKDIASIADQNGFAIIKNCDPIPEQEMVVVVSYQNLENYVSNGKLYLFYNEKQFKHNNFELSDFRTYAGEREVKENLVAAVDDLNDSNTFLASAEGNFKTKKYRNTTTEEDLDASLLDANKTYHNVSILEFDDANPGETRNVFYTFKTTPEMIKDTSATVTMRGIFVPNRSYKNHKVKNLEMEIVTSHDPNKMGSNGSFMNYRLVRFKRVNFKTRFQNNGEGPARKIRLETDVPEMFDKKTFQIESMYPECPICPKGEEPTVSCLDTIIKSKQIIFTFKNIYLPGSEQKNVQEKDSTKGFVKYSMKFGEDFHKVKTKSRTAIIFDKNDPIITNYATTRFLPEFRLEQKRVIIFIPI from the coding sequence ATGAAACCACAACTGTCTATTTTCTTTATTCTATTTTCTATTCTCGCAATAGGACAAACCAAAGTGAAAGACACCATAACGCGAAGAGCTAATATAGTTTTTATCCAAAACGGAAATCAGGTTTCTTTTAAACCCGAAACGCCGCCTTTGATTCCGATTGCAGGTGCTCCAAAACCAAGTTATTCTTATTTATGGGAATTGGGAGACGGACATTACAGTAAAGAAGCCGAACCTAAACATGTTTATAAAAACAAAGGCACTTATACCACAAGACTTGCTGTAACCAATAATTACGATAACGGAAAACCTCCAGCAACTCGCCCTAAAAAAGTAGCGGTAAATGACATTACTGACACCAATTATAAAGACATTGCTTCTATTGCCGACCAAAACGGTTTTGCAATTATTAAAAACTGTGATCCTATTCCAGAACAGGAAATGGTAGTCGTTGTGAGTTATCAAAATCTGGAAAATTATGTTTCAAACGGAAAGCTTTATTTGTTTTATAATGAAAAGCAATTCAAACACAATAATTTCGAGTTAAGCGATTTCAGAACTTATGCGGGCGAACGTGAAGTAAAAGAAAACTTGGTCGCTGCGGTTGATGATTTAAATGATTCGAATACTTTTCTGGCTTCCGCCGAAGGGAATTTCAAAACCAAAAAATACCGAAATACTACAACCGAAGAAGATTTAGATGCTTCTCTTTTAGATGCCAATAAAACGTATCATAATGTTTCGATTTTAGAATTTGATGATGCAAATCCTGGAGAAACCCGAAATGTTTTTTATACTTTCAAAACTACTCCCGAAATGATAAAAGATACCAGCGCAACAGTTACAATGCGTGGTATTTTTGTGCCGAATAGAAGTTATAAAAACCATAAAGTGAAAAATCTGGAAATGGAAATTGTGACTTCTCATGATCCAAACAAAATGGGTTCTAACGGAAGTTTTATGAATTACAGATTGGTTCGTTTTAAAAGAGTAAATTTTAAAACGCGCTTTCAGAATAATGGTGAAGGTCCCGCGAGAAAAATTCGTCTAGAAACCGATGTTCCGGAGATGTTTGACAAAAAAACTTTTCAGATTGAAAGTATGTATCCCGAATGTCCAATTTGCCCAAAAGGAGAAGAACCAACTGTAAGCTGTCTCGATACGATTATTAAATCAAAACAAATCATATTTACTTTTAAGAATATTTATCTGCCAGGAAGCGAACAAAAAAATGTACAGGAAAAAGATTCTACAAAAGGTTTTGTAAAATACTCCATGAAATTTGGCGAAGATTTTCATAAAGTAAAAACCAAAAGCCGAACTGCGATTATTTTTGATAAAAACGACCCCATCATTACCAATTATGCTACTACCCGATTCTTGCCCGAATTTCGATTGGAGCAAAAGCGGGTTATAATTTTTATCCCGATTTAG